In Natrinema amylolyticum, the following are encoded in one genomic region:
- a CDS encoding heme-binding protein encodes MERRRPPQTDEGWYVLHDFRSIDWDAWRSAPERRRSQAIDEGIDYLASAEAVDDADAGESATFSVLGHKADLLVLHLRPTLSDIDTLERRFEHTALAEFTERADSYLSVTEVSGYMSEDYFDEDSEVEDTGLERYIESRLEPEIPDSEFVTFYPMDKRRGPEDNWYDLPFDERAEHLSSHGDIGRDYAGRVTQIISGSIGLDDFEWGVTLFGDDPTDVKELLYEMRFDPSSSRFAEFGRFLSGRRFPPENLGAFLAGETIPQEDEGHGGHGHAHAGGDAEGHHHGDSDGHHHGSDAESGSHGDEGGSDGPHDDDDEDLRSELEDIGVYAGQPHGEDVHAVVLYSAADPDELFEEVDGLRGNFDHYDTHVKTAVYEPREAAKLPRDDERGTREGEGGDGAETAVVSLWDTERAASTAAGFLADLPEIVRQAGDDDSDSWGTMGMFYTVKPDRRGDFVGTFEDVGGVLADMDGHRKTDLLVNREDENDMFIASRWDAREDAMQFFRSDAFSETVEFGRDVLADRPRHVFLA; translated from the coding sequence ATGGAACGACGGCGACCACCACAGACCGACGAGGGCTGGTACGTCCTGCACGACTTCCGGTCGATCGACTGGGACGCCTGGCGATCGGCTCCCGAACGGCGGCGCTCGCAGGCGATCGACGAGGGAATCGACTACCTCGCGTCCGCCGAGGCTGTCGACGACGCCGACGCAGGCGAATCGGCCACGTTCTCCGTGCTGGGCCACAAGGCCGACCTGCTCGTCCTCCATCTCCGGCCGACGCTCTCCGACATCGACACGCTCGAGCGGCGGTTCGAACACACCGCCCTCGCCGAGTTCACCGAGCGGGCCGACTCCTACCTCTCGGTGACGGAGGTCTCTGGCTACATGTCCGAGGACTACTTCGACGAGGACAGCGAGGTCGAGGACACCGGTCTCGAGCGCTATATCGAGTCCCGGCTTGAGCCCGAGATTCCGGACAGCGAGTTCGTGACGTTCTACCCGATGGACAAGCGCCGCGGCCCGGAAGACAACTGGTACGACCTGCCCTTCGACGAGCGCGCGGAGCACCTCTCCTCCCACGGCGACATCGGGCGAGACTACGCCGGTCGCGTCACCCAGATCATCTCCGGCAGCATCGGCCTCGACGACTTCGAGTGGGGCGTGACCCTGTTCGGGGACGACCCCACCGACGTGAAGGAACTGCTCTACGAGATGCGCTTCGACCCCTCGAGCTCCCGCTTCGCCGAGTTCGGTCGGTTCCTCTCCGGCCGCCGGTTCCCGCCCGAAAACCTCGGGGCCTTCCTCGCCGGCGAGACGATTCCCCAGGAGGACGAGGGACACGGCGGTCACGGCCACGCCCACGCGGGTGGCGACGCCGAGGGACATCATCACGGCGATTCCGACGGTCATCACCACGGTAGCGACGCGGAGTCGGGTAGTCACGGCGACGAGGGCGGCTCCGATGGCCCGCACGACGATGACGACGAAGACCTGCGCAGCGAACTCGAGGACATCGGCGTCTACGCGGGCCAGCCCCACGGCGAGGACGTCCACGCGGTCGTTCTCTACTCCGCTGCCGATCCCGACGAACTGTTCGAGGAGGTCGACGGCCTCCGTGGGAACTTCGATCACTACGATACGCACGTGAAGACGGCGGTCTACGAGCCGCGCGAGGCGGCGAAGCTGCCTCGGGATGACGAGCGGGGAACCCGTGAGGGCGAGGGCGGCGACGGTGCTGAGACCGCGGTCGTCAGCCTCTGGGACACCGAACGCGCCGCGAGCACGGCGGCTGGGTTCCTCGCTGATCTCCCCGAAATCGTTCGGCAGGCGGGCGACGACGATAGCGACTCCTGGGGAACGATGGGGATGTTCTACACCGTCAAGCCGGACCGCCGCGGGGACTTCGTCGGGACCTTCGAGGACGTCGGCGGGGTACTCGCCGACATGGACGGTCACCGCAAGACCGACCTGCTGGTCAACCGCGAGGACGAGAACGACATGTTCATCGCCAGTCGCTGGGACGCCCGCGAGGACGCCATGCAGTTCTTCCGCAGCGACGCCTTCTCGGAGACCGTCGAGTTCGGTCGGGACGTCCTCGCGGACCGACCGCGACACGTCTTCCTGGCCTGA
- a CDS encoding PadR family transcriptional regulator — MRKSGPPKGLIAYLVLELLEEKPRYGYEILKEIREISGGHWEPSYGSVYPILYKFEEKGWAERIEREDEPDRKYFELTDDGRAELEERRESGSEKARDFADVILGFFHVYAAFSTDDRFEIPEMEGEWCFDEEFSRWVVEQVVRHYEHYFETEFERIEETPEEFYDRHGIDPDDS; from the coding sequence ATGCGGAAAAGTGGGCCGCCGAAAGGACTCATCGCCTATCTCGTCCTCGAACTCCTCGAGGAGAAGCCCCGGTACGGCTACGAGATTCTCAAGGAGATCCGCGAGATCAGCGGCGGTCACTGGGAGCCGTCCTACGGGTCGGTCTATCCGATCCTCTACAAGTTCGAGGAGAAGGGCTGGGCCGAGCGCATCGAGCGCGAGGACGAACCCGACCGGAAGTACTTCGAGCTCACGGACGACGGGCGCGCGGAACTCGAGGAGCGCCGCGAGAGCGGCTCGGAGAAGGCCCGGGACTTCGCGGACGTCATCCTCGGCTTTTTTCACGTCTACGCGGCCTTCTCGACGGACGATCGGTTCGAAATCCCGGAGATGGAGGGAGAGTGGTGTTTCGACGAGGAGTTCAGCCGATGGGTCGTCGAACAGGTCGTGCGCCACTACGAACACTACTTCGAGACCGAGTTCGAACGCATCGAGGAGACGCCCGAGGAATTTTACGACCGCCACGGGATCGATCCCGACGACTCGTAA
- a CDS encoding site-2 protease family protein, which translates to MDHGSLAVVSPPAIYGSELLTWVLIGLLLYWLAVVGLRNGGYLPDYIGTQGPILTFHTKRGRALLDRLARPKRFWRAWSNFGVGIAIVVMISMFAVLIRVAMVALSSPQPASSPARQPHNVLVIPGVNDFLPLSATPGIVFGLLVGLVVHEGGHGLLCRVEDIDIDSMGVAMLAFLPIGAFVEPDQESSKSASRGGQTRMFAAGVTNNFAITLLAFALLFGPVVGAIGVAPGAAVGGVAPDSPAADAGIEPNDRITAINGTAVEGNDDLANRLEAVDGEQVSVELNGERTETVDRSLLVTTALENGPTGLAVGDKIRAVDGRTVATERGFYDAVGDSERVTLTIEPADGDDRIEREVTVGAAVTVAADGPLERETGPTDETFVITRFDGERVQNYEDLAALLEDSEPDQQVEVAGYVGDERETYTVTLDEHPRSDSGFLGIQGHQGMSGVAVNDIGVQLYPASEYLGLLGGDGETRFGPITGSFLGKIGIALMLPVIGVSGAMPFNFAGFTGGIQNFYEVQGMLGALGDGTVFLLANLLFWTGWINVQLGFFNCIPAFPLDGGHILRTSTEAIVSRLPVDATRGMVRMVTTAIGVTMLVSFVLLLFGPQLLG; encoded by the coding sequence ATGGATCACGGCTCTCTCGCTGTCGTCTCGCCGCCCGCAATCTACGGCTCTGAACTCCTCACGTGGGTTCTGATCGGGCTTCTCCTCTACTGGCTCGCGGTCGTCGGGCTCCGAAACGGGGGGTATCTCCCCGACTATATCGGGACCCAGGGGCCGATTCTCACGTTCCACACGAAACGCGGCCGGGCGCTTCTCGACCGGCTCGCGCGACCGAAGCGCTTCTGGCGGGCGTGGTCGAACTTCGGCGTCGGCATCGCGATCGTCGTGATGATCAGCATGTTCGCGGTGCTGATTCGCGTGGCGATGGTCGCTCTCTCCTCGCCACAGCCGGCGAGTTCGCCCGCTAGACAGCCCCACAACGTTCTCGTCATCCCCGGAGTCAACGACTTTCTGCCGCTGTCGGCGACGCCCGGTATCGTCTTCGGGCTGCTCGTCGGACTCGTCGTCCACGAGGGTGGCCACGGACTGCTCTGTCGCGTTGAGGACATCGATATCGACTCGATGGGGGTCGCGATGCTCGCGTTCCTCCCCATCGGTGCGTTCGTCGAACCGGACCAGGAGAGCAGCAAGTCGGCCTCGCGGGGCGGCCAGACGCGGATGTTCGCGGCCGGCGTCACGAACAACTTCGCGATCACGCTGCTGGCCTTCGCCCTCCTGTTCGGCCCGGTCGTCGGCGCGATCGGCGTCGCGCCCGGTGCCGCCGTCGGCGGCGTCGCTCCCGACTCGCCCGCGGCCGACGCCGGAATCGAGCCGAACGACCGTATTACGGCGATCAACGGCACTGCAGTCGAGGGCAACGACGACCTCGCGAACCGGCTCGAGGCCGTCGACGGCGAGCAGGTGAGCGTCGAACTCAACGGCGAGCGCACGGAGACCGTCGATCGGTCGCTGCTCGTGACGACGGCGCTGGAAAACGGACCGACGGGGCTCGCCGTCGGTGACAAGATCCGCGCGGTCGACGGCCGGACCGTCGCGACCGAACGCGGCTTCTACGATGCCGTCGGCGACAGCGAGCGGGTCACGCTGACGATCGAGCCCGCGGACGGCGACGATCGGATCGAGCGCGAGGTGACCGTCGGCGCGGCGGTGACCGTCGCCGCAGACGGCCCCCTCGAGCGCGAGACGGGCCCGACCGACGAGACCTTCGTCATTACCCGCTTCGACGGCGAACGGGTACAGAACTACGAGGATCTCGCCGCCCTGCTCGAGGACAGCGAGCCCGACCAGCAGGTCGAGGTCGCGGGGTACGTCGGCGACGAACGCGAGACGTACACAGTCACGCTCGACGAGCATCCGCGATCCGATAGCGGGTTCCTCGGGATTCAAGGTCATCAGGGGATGTCCGGCGTCGCGGTGAACGATATCGGCGTGCAGCTCTATCCCGCGAGCGAGTATCTGGGACTGCTCGGCGGCGACGGCGAGACGCGGTTCGGTCCGATCACCGGGAGCTTCCTCGGGAAGATCGGAATCGCGCTCATGTTGCCGGTTATCGGCGTCAGCGGTGCGATGCCGTTCAATTTCGCCGGCTTCACCGGCGGGATTCAGAACTTCTACGAAGTCCAGGGGATGCTCGGTGCACTCGGAGACGGGACCGTCTTCCTCCTCGCGAACCTGCTGTTCTGGACCGGCTGGATCAACGTCCAACTGGGCTTTTTCAACTGCATCCCGGCGTTCCCGCTCGACGGCGGCCACATCCTCCGGACGAGCACCGAAGCGATCGTCTCTCGGCTACCGGTCGACGCGACCCGCGGAATGGTCCGCATGGTAACGACGGCGATCGGGGTGACGATGCTCGTGAGCTTCGTCCTCCTGCTGTTCGGCCCGCAACTGCTGGGCTGA
- the lysS gene encoding lysine--tRNA ligase, with translation MSADGNADGETEDVAESAAISPYTLQSDEASETRHAFWADTVADRVEERNPEAPIVVKGGISPSGVPHLGNVNEIMRGYFVAEVLRDRGHEVRQVFTADDRDPLRKLPRTLCDLEGNLVDLGEVDAGALGRNLGAPYTDIPDPFGCCDSYGDHFSTIIQDSADAVDVPIDLVSNTELYESGEFEDVTRFVLEHRERAREVLSKYQDTVDENGDYVPFNPICEECGKITETVTSVDLDGEAQSASDDRAGSEATRETEPTVDYRCTDMDAGDQTIDGCGHEGTATLREGKLPWRFEWPAQWQLLGVDFEPFGKDHAEGSWPSGQDVARTVLEIEPPVPMVYEWFTLEGEPFSSSEGNVILVSDVLELLEPEVLRYFFAKDPAKARDFSIERLDQLVDEFDRLEATYFGEIDASEDEQAFAERVYPFVVEEPREERIRLPYTFAAVLGMTDDPDLREEIARREGHIPDDAPEWAVEGALERVEQARNWARRTGNEFDYELKRTEIPDHEFDADTEAALAELADFIEEGHDPEDIQGEIYEAAKRNNVDVGDFFGAGYRLFFDEEQGPKLGPFLAKVDREFVVGRLRRER, from the coding sequence ATGAGTGCCGACGGAAACGCCGACGGAGAAACCGAAGACGTGGCGGAGTCGGCCGCTATCAGTCCCTATACGCTCCAGAGCGACGAGGCGAGCGAGACGCGACACGCGTTCTGGGCCGATACGGTCGCCGACCGAGTGGAAGAGCGGAATCCCGAAGCGCCGATCGTCGTCAAGGGCGGCATCTCGCCCTCCGGAGTTCCGCACCTCGGTAACGTCAACGAGATCATGCGCGGCTACTTCGTCGCCGAAGTGTTGCGCGACCGGGGCCACGAGGTCAGGCAGGTCTTCACCGCCGACGACCGCGACCCCCTCCGGAAGCTCCCGCGGACTCTCTGTGACCTCGAGGGGAACCTCGTCGATCTCGGCGAGGTCGACGCCGGCGCGCTCGGCCGCAACCTCGGCGCGCCCTACACCGACATCCCGGACCCCTTCGGCTGCTGTGACTCCTACGGCGACCACTTCTCGACGATCATCCAGGACAGCGCCGACGCCGTCGACGTGCCGATCGACCTCGTCTCGAACACGGAGCTCTACGAGTCCGGCGAGTTCGAGGACGTGACGCGCTTCGTCCTCGAGCACCGGGAGCGCGCACGCGAGGTCCTCTCGAAGTATCAGGACACGGTCGACGAGAACGGTGATTACGTGCCGTTCAACCCGATCTGTGAGGAGTGCGGGAAGATCACCGAGACGGTGACGAGCGTCGATCTGGATGGGGAGGCGCAAAGCGCCTCGGACGATCGAGCGGGGAGCGAAGCGACCCGCGAGACAGAGCCGACCGTCGACTACCGCTGTACCGACATGGACGCCGGCGACCAGACGATCGACGGCTGCGGCCACGAGGGCACCGCGACGCTTCGCGAGGGGAAACTCCCCTGGCGCTTCGAGTGGCCCGCCCAATGGCAGCTCCTCGGCGTCGACTTCGAACCCTTCGGCAAGGACCACGCCGAGGGCTCCTGGCCCAGCGGACAGGACGTCGCGCGCACCGTCCTCGAGATCGAGCCGCCGGTCCCGATGGTCTACGAGTGGTTCACGCTCGAGGGCGAGCCGTTCTCCTCCTCCGAGGGGAACGTGATTCTGGTCTCGGACGTCCTCGAACTGCTCGAGCCGGAGGTCCTGCGCTACTTCTTCGCGAAGGACCCCGCGAAGGCCCGGGACTTCAGCATCGAGCGATTGGACCAGCTGGTCGATGAGTTCGACCGGCTCGAGGCGACCTATTTCGGCGAGATCGATGCCAGCGAGGACGAGCAGGCGTTCGCCGAGCGCGTCTACCCGTTCGTGGTCGAGGAGCCGCGCGAAGAGCGGATTCGGCTTCCCTACACCTTCGCCGCGGTGCTCGGGATGACCGATGACCCCGACCTGCGCGAGGAGATCGCCCGCCGTGAAGGACACATTCCCGACGACGCGCCGGAGTGGGCCGTCGAGGGTGCCCTAGAGCGGGTCGAACAGGCCCGCAATTGGGCGCGCCGGACGGGCAACGAGTTCGATTACGAGCTCAAGCGAACCGAGATTCCGGATCACGAGTTCGATGCCGACACCGAGGCCGCGCTCGCGGAACTGGCCGATTTCATCGAGGAGGGCCACGATCCCGAGGACATTCAGGGTGAGATCTACGAGGCCGCAAAGCGCAACAATGTCGACGTCGGCGACTTCTTCGGGGCCGGATACCGGCTGTTCTTCGACGAGGAGCAGGGCCCGAAGCTCGGGCCGTTCCTCGCGAAGGTCGACCGGGAGTTCGTCGTCGGGCGACTGCGCCGGGAGCGCTGA
- the pyrH gene encoding UMP kinase, producing the protein MKVVVSIGGSVLVPEPGADRVAEHAAVIEDLIAEGCRIGAVVGGGGVAREYIGAARDLGANEIELDQLGIDVTRLNARLLIAALSEESVTAPALNYEEASEALRRDDICIMGGVAPAQTTDAVGAALAEYIDADLLIYATSVPGVYSADPNEDDDATKYDSLSAADLVDAIAGLEMNAGASAPVDLLAAKIIERSGMRTIVLDGTDPDRIARAVRHGDHEGTDIVPEGAGAEPTYWAADER; encoded by the coding sequence ATGAAAGTGGTCGTCTCTATCGGCGGTAGCGTCCTCGTGCCCGAGCCCGGCGCGGATCGGGTGGCCGAGCACGCGGCCGTCATCGAAGACCTCATCGCGGAGGGGTGTCGGATCGGTGCCGTCGTCGGGGGCGGCGGCGTCGCTCGCGAGTATATCGGGGCCGCTCGAGACCTCGGAGCGAACGAAATCGAACTCGATCAGCTCGGGATCGACGTCACGCGACTCAACGCACGCTTGCTGATCGCCGCGCTGAGCGAAGAGTCCGTGACCGCTCCTGCGCTCAATTACGAAGAGGCGAGCGAGGCACTCCGCCGTGACGACATCTGTATCATGGGCGGGGTCGCGCCGGCGCAGACGACCGACGCGGTCGGGGCCGCCCTCGCGGAGTACATCGACGCCGACTTGCTTATCTACGCCACGAGCGTCCCCGGCGTCTACAGCGCCGATCCGAACGAGGACGACGACGCGACCAAGTACGACAGTCTCTCCGCCGCGGACCTGGTCGACGCCATCGCCGGCCTCGAGATGAACGCCGGGGCCTCGGCACCCGTCGATCTGCTGGCGGCCAAGATCATCGAGCGCTCCGGCATGCGGACGATCGTGCTCGACGGCACCGATCCCGACCGGATCGCCCGCGCCGTCCGCCACGGCGATCACGAGGGGACGGACATCGTTCCGGAGGGTGCCGGCGCGGAACCGACCTACTGGGCGGCCGACGAACGATGA
- a CDS encoding CapA family protein: MPLRIGFTGDVMLGRLVDDRQRGRSVDAVWGTVLERLRALDGLVINLECVLSTRGREWQRTHRPFHFRADPDWAIPALEEAGVDVCALANNHVLDYEEVALRDTIAALDDAGIAHAGAGETRDEALEPAVRTIHRSETDSERSRADGDGGLDAAVVSFTDNTPEYAADEESPGTARIEIDESRRDSRSRTRSDDDVDDPETRRRVQEVLERARETNPDLLVASLHWGPNMVTEPPESFREFGRWLIENGVDVIHGHSAHVFQGIEVHEGSPIIYDAGDFVDDYRVDEELRNDRSFLFALAVTPDGRPTELRLHPTEIDGCAVHEAGPEAAAWSRERMRELSAPFGTEFDRDGDALVLSLEE; encoded by the coding sequence ATGCCCCTCCGAATCGGCTTCACGGGCGACGTGATGCTCGGGCGGCTCGTCGACGACCGCCAGCGCGGCCGGTCGGTCGACGCCGTCTGGGGGACCGTGCTCGAGCGACTCCGGGCGCTGGACGGGCTGGTGATCAACCTCGAGTGCGTGCTCTCGACCCGCGGGCGGGAGTGGCAGCGCACGCACCGCCCGTTTCATTTCCGGGCCGACCCCGACTGGGCGATACCCGCCCTCGAGGAAGCGGGCGTCGACGTCTGTGCGCTGGCGAACAACCACGTGCTCGACTACGAGGAAGTGGCGCTACGGGACACGATCGCCGCGCTCGACGACGCCGGAATCGCTCACGCGGGTGCGGGCGAGACGAGAGACGAAGCGCTCGAGCCGGCGGTGCGAACGATCCACCGGTCTGAGACGGATAGCGAGAGATCGCGCGCAGACGGCGACGGCGGACTCGACGCGGCGGTCGTCTCGTTTACCGACAACACGCCGGAGTACGCCGCCGACGAGGAGTCGCCGGGAACGGCCCGGATCGAAATCGACGAGTCGCGACGCGACTCGCGCAGTCGGACGCGGTCCGACGACGACGTCGACGACCCGGAGACGAGACGGCGCGTGCAGGAGGTCCTCGAGCGCGCACGCGAGACGAACCCGGACCTGCTGGTCGCCTCGCTGCACTGGGGGCCGAACATGGTCACCGAGCCGCCGGAGTCGTTCCGCGAGTTCGGCCGCTGGCTGATCGAGAACGGCGTCGACGTGATCCACGGCCACAGCGCCCACGTCTTCCAGGGGATCGAGGTTCACGAGGGCAGTCCGATCATCTACGACGCGGGCGACTTCGTCGACGACTACCGAGTCGACGAGGAGTTGCGAAACGACCGGAGCTTCCTGTTCGCCCTCGCGGTGACGCCCGACGGCCGGCCGACCGAACTCCGGTTGCACCCGACCGAGATCGACGGCTGTGCGGTCCACGAGGCCGGCCCGGAGGCCGCCGCGTGGTCCCGCGAGCGGATGCGGGAGCTATCGGCTCCGTTCGGGACCGAGTTCGACCGCGACGGTGACGCGCTGGTCCTCTCGCTCGAGGAGTGA
- a CDS encoding molybdopterin synthase has translation MHVLGVREAGADDGALESVVDRVVDRLAERGRVGVVRYDATIADGTHARESTTTTLGGDVTYDLGVDGDWTASGTGMSVGDALDSLATDCEYAVVVGVPSLQYPSIVVGPSAAAEDGETVIAAVDGPSDLELDEVVTALEEAEPHQSLESLVARVKRSPRADRAGAIATFTGRVRAKDSADDAPTQYLEFEKYEGVADERMAALETDLEARDGIFEVELYHRTGIVEDGEDIVFVVVLAGHREEAFRTVEDGINRLKDEVPLFKKEVTVEDEFWVHERS, from the coding sequence ATGCACGTACTCGGTGTTCGCGAGGCGGGAGCCGACGACGGGGCGCTCGAGTCGGTCGTCGACCGGGTCGTCGATCGGCTCGCCGAGCGGGGGCGCGTCGGCGTCGTCAGATACGATGCGACGATCGCGGACGGGACGCACGCGCGCGAATCGACAACGACAACGCTCGGGGGCGACGTCACCTACGATCTCGGCGTCGACGGCGACTGGACCGCGTCCGGGACGGGGATGTCCGTCGGCGACGCGCTCGATAGCCTGGCGACCGACTGCGAGTATGCGGTCGTCGTCGGCGTACCGTCGCTCCAGTACCCCTCGATCGTCGTCGGACCGTCCGCCGCTGCCGAGGACGGGGAGACGGTTATCGCCGCCGTCGACGGTCCCAGTGACCTCGAGCTCGACGAGGTCGTGACGGCTCTCGAGGAGGCCGAGCCCCACCAGAGCCTTGAGTCGCTGGTCGCTCGCGTCAAACGATCGCCGCGGGCCGACCGGGCGGGCGCGATCGCGACCTTCACCGGCCGGGTCCGCGCGAAGGACAGCGCGGACGACGCGCCGACCCAGTACCTCGAGTTCGAGAAGTACGAGGGCGTCGCCGACGAGCGAATGGCGGCCCTGGAGACGGATCTCGAGGCTCGAGACGGTATTTTCGAGGTCGAACTCTATCACCGGACGGGGATCGTCGAGGACGGCGAGGACATCGTCTTCGTGGTCGTGCTCGCGGGCCACCGCGAGGAGGCGTTTCGAACCGTCGAAGACGGGATCAACCGGCTGAAAGACGAGGTCCCGCTGTTCAAGAAGGAAGTGACGGTCGAGGACGAGTTCTGGGTCCACGAGCGATCCTGA
- a CDS encoding DUF7123 family protein, which translates to MSMSTTAQSSTESKERRLKRYLRERAEDGEMYFKGKFIADDVGMSPKEIGAMMVKLSDSATDLEIEKWSYTSATTWRVAPA; encoded by the coding sequence ATGTCGATGAGCACGACAGCCCAATCCTCCACGGAAAGCAAGGAACGCCGCCTGAAACGCTACCTGCGCGAACGTGCTGAAGACGGTGAGATGTACTTCAAAGGCAAGTTCATCGCGGACGATGTCGGCATGTCCCCCAAAGAGATCGGCGCGATGATGGTCAAGCTCTCGGACTCCGCCACTGACCTCGAGATCGAGAAGTGGTCGTACACGAGCGCGACCACGTGGCGAGTCGCACCCGCCTGA
- a CDS encoding site-2 protease family protein, which yields MEDIDRSGFETASRSGRSPEDGPPIDRIESVFAVYEIRREDGRIVYYGDPLTRPERVMRELWSDFHERGYDAELETRHGEYVLVAEPTSVGIDGIPWTNVLLLLATVVSTLFVGAWWWYPSLDPFANPIETVHAWPFSLAILGVLGVHEMGHYVMSRYHRVDASLPYFIPVPTLIGTMGAVIKMKGRMPDRKALFDIGVAGPLAGLVATVAVTVIGLHLPPVTVDPALLQHPDAIRIELGYPPLLELIAAGFDQPLYRNDPATGVNPVVIGAWVGMFVTFLNLIPAGQLDGGHILRAMVGEFQETIAALVPGALFALAGYLYYFQNHSLNTVFVWILWGLLTTLFASMGAATPVRDERLDPGRIVLGLVTFGFGLLCFMPIPVMIIE from the coding sequence ATGGAGGACATCGATCGGTCCGGATTCGAGACGGCGAGCCGCAGCGGGCGCTCGCCCGAGGACGGGCCCCCGATCGATCGCATTGAATCGGTGTTTGCGGTCTATGAGATCCGGCGAGAGGACGGCCGGATAGTGTACTACGGCGACCCGTTGACGCGTCCCGAGCGGGTGATGCGAGAGCTCTGGTCGGACTTCCACGAGCGCGGGTACGACGCCGAACTCGAGACGCGCCACGGTGAGTACGTCCTCGTCGCCGAGCCGACCAGCGTCGGGATCGACGGGATTCCGTGGACGAACGTACTCCTGTTGCTCGCGACGGTCGTCTCGACCCTGTTCGTGGGCGCGTGGTGGTGGTACCCGTCGCTCGATCCGTTCGCGAATCCGATCGAAACCGTCCACGCGTGGCCCTTCTCGCTGGCGATTCTCGGCGTGCTCGGCGTCCACGAGATGGGACACTACGTCATGAGCCGGTACCACCGGGTGGACGCCTCGCTGCCCTACTTCATCCCGGTTCCGACGCTCATCGGGACGATGGGCGCGGTCATCAAGATGAAAGGGCGGATGCCCGACCGCAAGGCGCTGTTCGATATCGGCGTCGCCGGGCCGCTCGCAGGGTTGGTCGCAACGGTCGCCGTAACCGTGATCGGACTTCACCTGCCGCCGGTGACCGTCGATCCCGCATTACTCCAACATCCCGACGCGATTCGGATCGAGCTCGGCTATCCGCCGCTGCTCGAGTTGATCGCAGCGGGGTTCGATCAGCCGCTGTACCGGAATGACCCGGCGACGGGGGTGAACCCCGTCGTTATCGGGGCGTGGGTCGGCATGTTCGTCACCTTCCTCAATCTGATCCCGGCCGGCCAGCTCGACGGCGGGCACATCCTCCGCGCGATGGTCGGCGAGTTTCAGGAGACCATCGCGGCGCTCGTGCCGGGCGCACTGTTCGCGCTCGCTGGCTACCTCTATTACTTCCAGAACCACAGCCTCAATACGGTCTTCGTCTGGATCCTCTGGGGACTGTTGACGACGCTGTTCGCGTCGATGGGGGCGGCGACCCCCGTTCGAGACGAGCGACTGGACCCCGGCCGGATCGTTCTCGGACTCGTCACGTTCGGATTCGGCCTGCTCTGTTTCATGCCGATTCCGGTCATGATCATCGAGTGA
- the thiL gene encoding thiamine-phosphate kinase, which produces MDERAALRLLSDELEAAGDDAAVVDGLVVTTDMLHDRTDFPDGTTRYTAGWRAIGASLSDVAAMGAPATAAVAAYAAPTFDRDELLAFVRGASDVCARVDAEYVGGDLDGHDEFTVTTTAIGRTDDPVHRSGARPGDVVCVTGTLGRSAAALRLFERGHTDRANDLFRFDPRIATGRALAPHASAMMDSSDGLARSLHQLAEASDCGFAIESDRIPIDDAVRDVVDGDDDALELATTFGEDFELVATLPEDALPAVRDTTDVSLSVLGSVRDAVDGITMDGEVLANRGYTHG; this is translated from the coding sequence ATGGACGAACGCGCCGCCCTGCGGCTCCTGTCGGACGAACTCGAGGCGGCCGGCGACGACGCGGCCGTCGTCGACGGACTGGTCGTGACGACGGACATGCTCCACGACCGGACAGATTTTCCGGACGGAACGACCCGATACACGGCCGGCTGGCGCGCCATCGGCGCGTCGCTGTCGGACGTGGCAGCGATGGGTGCACCGGCCACGGCCGCGGTCGCCGCCTACGCCGCACCGACGTTCGACCGCGACGAACTGCTCGCCTTCGTTCGCGGCGCGAGCGACGTCTGCGCGCGCGTCGACGCCGAGTACGTCGGCGGCGACCTCGACGGCCACGACGAGTTCACCGTGACGACGACCGCGATCGGTCGGACCGACGACCCCGTTCACCGGAGCGGCGCTCGCCCCGGCGACGTCGTCTGCGTGACCGGGACGCTCGGACGGAGCGCGGCTGCGCTCCGCCTGTTCGAGCGCGGCCACACGGACCGGGCGAACGATCTCTTTCGGTTCGATCCCCGAATCGCGACCGGCCGAGCGCTCGCGCCGCACGCGAGCGCGATGATGGACTCGAGCGACGGACTCGCCCGCTCGCTCCACCAGCTCGCCGAAGCCAGCGACTGCGGCTTCGCGATCGAATCGGACCGGATTCCGATCGACGATGCCGTCCGCGACGTCGTCGACGGTGACGACGACGCGCTGGAGCTCGCGACGACGTTCGGCGAGGACTTCGAACTCGTCGCGACGCTCCCCGAAGACGCGCTTCCGGCGGTTCGAGACACGACCGACGTCTCGCTGTCAGTGCTCGGATCGGTTCGGGACGCTGTCGACGGGATAACGATGGACGGCGAGGTGCTCGCGAATCGCGGCTACACGCACGGGTAG